The segment TTAATTATCCTTCCATCGCAGTATCTAGGGAACAAAAGGGACTTTGCATTAAATGTGTATTAATAGTAACAAAAGAAGGGAATCAGGGGCTTAATAATTTCTGTTTTTGGTTTTCTGATGTTGGGTTTTTGAATTTATCTTTATATTACACTTCTTATATTGTTTGATTCTTGTGCTTTTCTGTTTCAGATCTTGGAACAACTAGGAACGAGTTTGGGTTGCCATGGCAAAGCACCATCCTGATTTGATCATGTGCCGGAAACAGCCGGGGATTGCAATAGGACGATTATGTGAGAAGTGTGATGGCAAGTGTGTAATCTGTGACTCTTATGTCCGTCCTTGCACCCTTGTGCGAGTTTGCGATGAATGCAACTATGGGTCGTTTCAAGGTAGGTGTGTTATCTGTGGAGGGGTGGGGATATCCGATGCATATTACTGTAAGGAGTGTACTCAGCAAGAGAAAGATCGCGATGGTTGTCCCAAAATTGTTAATCTTGGGAGTGCTAAAACGGACTTATTCTATGAACGTAAAAAATATGGTTTTAAGAAAAGATGATTGATGTTTACCTGTTGTGATTAGGTCTTGCTGGTGGTTATGTTGCAGGGATGTCGGATTTTAGAATATGTTGGTATCACAGAGAGACATTAGGTCTTTAGAATTATGTTATTTTAAGAACTATAGTTGATTGTACCAGGGGCCTAATTTATTTCAACAGAATCTGGTATGGAAATATCTGGTTGCATTCTTTATGGAGTTCTATTGCTGATTTAAACTTATTGATTTGTAGTTTGTCCTATGTGTGTACATTTGTGGTTTGTGGGTGAGCTTTTGCTAGCAAATTTTTCTCAAGTCATCATTTCAGGTTTTGCATATCTCGTGCTTGTGCCTGTCGATGTTAATGATTCTCGGGTCGTTGTTTTAGGTTTTTCAAAGTTTATATGTAACAgcttaattttcagtggtatcgagaatagagatttgagatcaccaaatctgacgggtgagttaaaaatttaataaattaatacctatgagtcaaatgcgaatataaaagcatttttgaatcagtgaatttggtgatttaaaagaattaattagataaattggGTCGAGagtgaggtatcgagacctcgacttcataaatcgagccataaatatttttagaaatatttatggagtgttggtgaggtagtagtaaaatttagtcagaaaattttgacgtttgggtggttaattaaataaaaaggactaaattaaaaatggtgtaaaagttgctagaaggattaaatagctcaattgtcaaatgaggaaggacctaaagtgcaaataatcctaaaggagatatttttggcggcaatagctgagaaaaatcaggaaattgatgaaataagggtaaaattgaaaaattgccaaaattggctaaataaaaataggactaaattggaatatctagaattctcttcatttctcttcatatttaTCAGCTAAAAAATAgtcatggaggagggttcaagctgattttcatactctagcttcatgtaagtttaattcttgctttctccttgaattttttatgtttttgtgacttttacaactacgtccacttgttgaattcattagtttttgattctatgaaagaaattgaaagttgctatgaatatgtgctggaagtatatgatgatttggcatggaattagagctttaaattatttatatgctgattttattgaaagaattgaatagaaagtgaatgtttgggacctaattgtaaaagagtttgaagttagagtttcatatgaaaattctgaatttcaatagttatgaaataacttataatgtctataaaaagtattaattgagaaaattatcttaattgaggggtaaattgagcaaggactgaattgtatgaattgtaaaatttggggcaaaatggaaatcaacattttgcactaaaactgttttagacagcagcagtagtctaagtttgaaaaatcaccaaaaattatataaatcgaattaaaggatgaataaaatatgaaattaaagcttattgagtctagtttcttataaaagaaattatgtaagcaatggaattgtaaatcatgagatacaataacttttgtgagacaaggtcagaatgattttgagttcccctgttctgactttggaaaatcataaaaaattggataaaaataattatgggcttaaatttatatgtttagaatcctgaatgagtctattttcaatagaaataaacgaggacatcattcgaatcctgtacaagaagataattaatttttagtgaagaagggtcagaactgtcagacagcaaaacaggggtaactttaaagaataaactgtacttattggctaaaccaaaaattttgaaatttttatggtaagaatatatatgagtctagattcagggaaaattatcggatattaatttggagtgctatagatccagatataaataatttagtgactatgatgcagatagacaggttgaatattcataaaagtaaataataaaaattatggataatgttgcttacaagtgtgttatctacattaaggatgtggaatggagaggaggaggaggaaaaatatgtatgaatattcagctagcatggctaatttgtatgttttaggctcaaggactaaattgaataaaagtaaaattttatgggtaattttgtaaaaatgtcaaaaatgactaaattgaagggaatgaattgttttattatataaattaataaattaaatgaaattatcaatttaagattgggtgaaatttgggaataTGGTAAaataccaatatgcccctaaatcttggtatttctgcaatttagttaggtaggttcgtatatcctgcatgagcatgtaaatatgaaaatttaagtattgtatcgtattttatatgatattttgaattgaatatatgaaaagaatgttacatgaaacatgaaaatgaatactaaataatataaattaattgaaattattctgaaaatttcggtaatacctcgtatcctatcccggtctcaagtacgggtatggggtattacattaTAAGTGCTTTATTAGTTGCATTATCTACTTCTATATGCTTTACATTCTTCTTGTGTTACTTGTGCATGAAGTGAAAACTGTTATCGCACTATAAGACGATCCTggtttgaataaataaataatagatgGGTATTGAAAAGAAAGATGACTTATCAATTGTAAAGGGTTCCCAACTAGTTAATATAAACCGCCAAGCTCTCTCATCCACACACTTGATAAACACCATTATCATTGCCTTAAAGTAGGCGTAGTTAGAGCCATATAATTGGGGTCTATTCCTTCCATCTCTAATGCAATTCAACAATAGCCACTTCACTTAGTTAGTCAAAAGTGCACTGAATTTACCTACCAGTTGTAATTTGTAGAAACAATTGGAACTGTAAAAGTATAAATGGAAATATAAGTTTGTTACATGGTTCAAAAAACTATCCTACGTCTATATGGTTTTGCCTAGAGAGTAATCCTTTATTAAATTGCAATGCAAGTTATTTCAAATGTGCAAACTATGACAATATTTAGATTTACTTGTTTCATACATCTCATTCACTACACATTTAACTCGATCTATTGAAATACAAGTAGGGTTAGTATGGAACTTGCCTCTTTTGTTAAGaactttcttttttcttcatttcCCTACCTTCCTTGTTCTTCTCAATTTTTTCACTTTCATCTACTACTTTCTTGCATCTAAACTGATAAAAATATTGTCTAGAATCTCTACATTTTTTCTGTTTGATGTCTAAAAAAGTTTTCAAGAATTTTTTGTGAAAAGACGAGTTTTCATggctaaggattaaattgtaagaaaaataGAACTTCCTCTTCTCTAGCTATCTCTCACGTTGTTAGTGTTTTTTATAAGTTAAATTCTGTCATTAGTTCTTGTACTTTGTAAAAGTGGTGGATGCAGTTAGAGGTGTTCATAGGCTGGGCCGGGAAGACCGTTTCAGAATGTGGGAggatttgagtaaaaatataggcccgaaaaatgagcttggacaaaaaaataaggcctgtTTAAAAAATGGGCTGGGTCTTGAGTAAGATATTTTTAGACTGGGACTGGCCTGGCCCGAATTtactaaatgataaaaaaatttacatttttttttatttttgaatgttattttcatgttgttttctccatattttgctactattttactattatgttgctactattttgttgttattgtttgaatattgtataaaatttattttcttgttaattttttatttatttaaaggcatttgttaattttttattattttagaggcatttacttgttaagttgtatctatcttagtgttatttaagtttacatatttttaaaatttattttcaatttattggaaaatatttattttgatgttttagtattttgatgtattatatatatttaaaaataatataaaaattaatactggTAGGTCGGGCCGGGCttgggttttagtatttttatccgggTTGGGCTTAGGTAAAATTTTAGGTCCATTTTTTGGGCTCGGCCTGGCTCAGGCCCAATAAATAGACATGATTTTTTAGTTGAGCTCGGCCCGAAGTCGGcccggcccatgaacacctctagatGCAGTCCctataatttgatcatttttaatctttatacttttcataatttaaattTTCAGTTCTCACCAGacaataattgttaaatttatttagttaagtttttctactttcaaagtttgacgaggcaaacatattatcatatgtatAATGTCATGTCAATttgttaaataatattttattaattttttaattataaatggTGGTATAAAAGAAAGGCAAAATGAAGAGAATTCATCATCTTTTCACATTCCAATGTGAGAGATAGCTAAAGaagagaattttattttatttttttataatttagtcttttgCCATGAAAAGTTAAAAActcacattt is part of the Gossypium arboreum isolate Shixiya-1 chromosome 5, ASM2569848v2, whole genome shotgun sequence genome and harbors:
- the LOC108451918 gene encoding PHD finger-like domain-containing protein 5A; the encoded protein is MAKHHPDLIMCRKQPGIAIGRLCEKCDGKCVICDSYVRPCTLVRVCDECNYGSFQGRCVICGGVGISDAYYCKECTQQEKDRDGCPKIVNLGSAKTDLFYERKKYGFKKR